A genomic window from Exiguobacterium acetylicum DSM 20416 includes:
- a CDS encoding cation:proton antiporter, with translation MEIFFYAGLILIGLFTISYLSERFHVPSILAFILIGIVLGFYYDPPEELKLGGEAGIIVLFFLLGLKFSVADLLIQLRSIWKAGVIDILLSFGGTILLTLSFGFSVAESFLIGCVLYATSSSISARLLDREPDKHQDVNRFVLSLLVFEDLMAPILLTTAPFVLGTETFSVAKISIIFLGFAFFFIALMIMTLFIRRRGRLVDSLYRHPDAGIGIIGLILLFSGIGILFGLSEVLGAFIIGILLTELDETRYLKRLVTPFQDLLLPLFFITLGMSFELTEGLPIDLFFFALVIWGVVSKFLVGYLGGKSFGLSNYHAIESGFCLGPRGEFSILFITLASGAFVTLTGIYIFVSAFLGILLFRISTALTDRTHATARKIKKKLK, from the coding sequence ATGGAAATTTTCTTTTACGCCGGTCTCATCCTCATCGGCTTGTTTACGATCAGTTACTTGAGTGAACGATTCCACGTCCCAAGTATTCTGGCCTTCATCTTGATCGGAATCGTCCTTGGCTTCTATTACGACCCTCCCGAAGAGCTGAAACTCGGAGGAGAAGCGGGCATCATCGTCTTATTCTTTTTACTCGGTCTAAAATTTTCAGTGGCGGACTTGCTGATTCAGCTCCGTTCCATTTGGAAAGCAGGAGTCATCGATATTCTACTTTCGTTCGGTGGAACAATCCTGTTGACCCTATCGTTTGGCTTTTCAGTCGCCGAATCGTTTTTGATCGGCTGTGTCTTGTATGCGACGAGTTCTTCGATTTCTGCTCGGCTACTCGACCGTGAACCAGATAAACACCAAGACGTGAATCGCTTCGTGCTGTCCTTACTCGTCTTCGAAGATTTGATGGCACCAATCTTACTGACGACGGCTCCGTTCGTTTTAGGGACTGAGACGTTCTCGGTTGCCAAAATCAGCATCATCTTTCTCGGGTTCGCCTTCTTCTTCATTGCTCTGATGATCATGACGTTGTTTATTCGAAGACGTGGACGGTTAGTCGATTCCCTCTATCGACACCCGGATGCTGGAATCGGGATCATCGGCTTAATCTTATTGTTTTCTGGAATTGGAATCTTATTTGGTCTATCCGAAGTACTCGGTGCCTTCATCATCGGTATTCTGTTAACCGAACTGGATGAGACGCGTTATCTTAAACGGCTAGTCACTCCGTTCCAAGACTTATTATTACCCTTGTTCTTTATCACGCTCGGAATGTCGTTCGAGTTGACTGAGGGGTTACCCATTGATCTATTTTTCTTCGCTCTTGTCATTTGGGGAGTCGTCTCGAAATTCTTAGTCGGTTATCTCGGTGGAAAATCGTTCGGTCTATCCAATTATCATGCGATCGAATCAGGCTTTTGTCTTGGACCACGCGGTGAATTTTCGATTCTATTCATCACGCTCGCTAGTGGCGCATTCGTGACGTTGACCGGAATTTATATTTTTGTTTCCGCTTTTCTTGGAATCCTATTGTTCCGTATCTCTACTGCCTTAACGGATCGTACACATGCGACCGCACGAAAAATCAAAAAGAAATTGAAGTGA
- a CDS encoding Cof-type HAD-IIB family hydrolase, which yields MTRHLIAVDLDGTLLKDDKTISATNINALQRARANGHEVVIATGRPFRHARKYYEQLGLTTPIVNFNGGLVHHPQDTHFEVQHHPIPLKTVQHILESIAETKTQNIVCEVTDHVYFQYDPVGIYEFYTDHALSVTTGDLRKVLMHEPTSLLIHAKGEHVDEIRSELSGIHAETVLNRQWVKPEFMVEVMRKGTSKAVGLAHIAHHLGIDSKQIIAFGDEENDLEMIEYAGHGVAMGNAIPALKHLANGTTKRNEDDGIAYYLRHVLGLA from the coding sequence ATGACCCGTCACTTAATCGCTGTCGATCTCGACGGCACTCTTTTAAAAGATGATAAGACAATCAGCGCTACGAACATCAATGCGCTGCAACGCGCGCGTGCGAATGGTCACGAAGTCGTCATCGCAACCGGACGACCGTTTCGTCACGCCAGGAAATATTACGAACAGCTCGGTTTAACGACACCAATCGTTAACTTTAACGGTGGTCTCGTCCATCACCCACAAGACACCCACTTTGAAGTCCAGCATCATCCAATTCCATTAAAAACCGTTCAACATATTTTAGAGTCCATCGCTGAGACGAAGACACAGAACATCGTCTGTGAAGTCACGGATCATGTCTATTTTCAATATGATCCGGTTGGCATCTACGAATTCTATACTGACCATGCCTTATCCGTCACGACCGGAGATTTACGAAAGGTGCTTATGCATGAACCAACCTCTCTTTTGATTCATGCCAAAGGAGAACACGTCGATGAGATCCGCTCCGAATTATCTGGTATTCATGCCGAGACGGTACTCAATCGTCAATGGGTGAAGCCTGAATTCATGGTCGAAGTGATGCGAAAAGGTACAAGTAAAGCGGTCGGTCTTGCCCATATCGCGCATCACCTTGGTATTGACTCTAAACAAATCATTGCTTTCGGTGATGAGGAAAACGATTTAGAGATGATCGAGTATGCTGGACATGGTGTCGCGATGGGAAATGCCATCCCCGCGCTGAAGCACCTGGCAAACGGCACGACGAAGCGAAATGAAGATGACGGGATCGCCTATTACTTGAGACACGTCCTCGGGCTCGCATGA
- a CDS encoding enoyl-CoA hydratase/isomerase family protein, giving the protein MKREMNYAVKDQVATLTLARPKQLNALTSNLLEELADALEEANQDEEVRVIVLTGEGRGFCAGQDLKTVSPELDHGEYLQQYYHPVVRALAKSKKPTIAAINGVAAGAGLSLTLACDFRLVDKEAKLSLGFINIGLVPDAGAPYFLPRLIGAAKATELALLGDTISADEAVSLNLATRSIESEQFVEEVTAFARQLADRPTKVIGYIKQLQAASYENNLEEMLAQEIIYQSRAGKTEDHLHAVESFIEKKRPVFVGR; this is encoded by the coding sequence ATGAAACGAGAAATGAATTATGCCGTCAAGGATCAGGTTGCGACGTTAACCCTTGCTCGACCGAAACAACTGAATGCATTAACTTCGAATTTATTGGAGGAGTTAGCAGACGCTCTAGAAGAAGCGAATCAGGATGAGGAAGTACGTGTCATCGTCTTGACAGGCGAGGGACGTGGGTTTTGTGCAGGTCAAGACTTGAAAACTGTCTCACCTGAGCTCGATCATGGTGAATATTTACAACAGTATTATCATCCTGTCGTTCGTGCACTCGCTAAATCGAAGAAACCGACGATTGCTGCCATCAATGGTGTAGCGGCAGGGGCTGGGTTATCACTCACGCTCGCTTGTGATTTTCGACTAGTCGACAAGGAAGCGAAATTATCGCTTGGGTTCATTAATATCGGACTTGTCCCAGATGCGGGTGCTCCGTATTTCTTGCCTCGGCTAATTGGTGCAGCAAAAGCAACAGAGCTTGCGTTACTCGGTGACACGATTTCAGCAGACGAAGCTGTTTCGCTCAACCTTGCGACACGAAGCATCGAATCAGAGCAATTTGTAGAAGAGGTCACAGCGTTTGCTCGTCAACTGGCGGATCGTCCGACGAAAGTAATCGGATATATCAAGCAGCTACAGGCAGCGAGTTATGAAAATAACTTGGAGGAAATGCTTGCTCAAGAAATCATCTACCAGTCACGCGCTGGGAAAACGGAAGACCATCTTCATGCTGTTGAATCCTTCATCGAAAAAAAACGCCCTGTTTTTGTCGGACGATGA
- a CDS encoding YjzD family protein, translated as MRFLVTFFWSFLLVNTAVFIVSAVDAVTYSFGFATAMSVVTSLVVFALDAVNEDLGLGQGTKAE; from the coding sequence ATGCGTTTTCTCGTTACATTCTTTTGGTCATTCTTACTCGTGAACACAGCTGTGTTCATCGTATCGGCAGTTGATGCAGTAACGTATAGCTTCGGATTCGCGACAGCTATGTCTGTCGTCACTTCACTTGTCGTCTTCGCACTCGATGCCGTCAATGAAGATTTAGGTCTTGGTCAAGGGACTAAGGCAGAATAA
- a CDS encoding DUF2179 domain-containing protein encodes MMVIERHELRDIERICREADETVFINVVATDSVVGYFRKG; translated from the coding sequence ATGATGGTCATCGAGCGTCACGAATTGCGGGACATTGAACGGATTTGCCGGGAAGCGGACGAGACGGTCTTCATCAACGTCGTCGCAACGGACTCGGTCGTCGGATACTTCCGAAAAGGATAA
- a CDS encoding thioredoxin family protein, translating to MSKKTKRKNTKKPQSKANWITAGVIALIVLVGGLLLVFTDREDSASKNGNLTATQVADKVKSGDEFYTYFYQTGCSHCEKVKPYLVPLGEKQDIPFEQIDLAVEQSAWDTFGIEGTPTVVHFKDGKEVGRVAGEQTEDSYKEFFAGKDVEDSKEESSGDLND from the coding sequence GTGTCAAAGAAAACAAAACGTAAAAATACGAAAAAACCGCAATCCAAGGCGAATTGGATTACAGCGGGAGTCATCGCCTTAATCGTATTGGTGGGAGGATTACTTCTTGTCTTCACGGATCGAGAAGATTCTGCATCGAAGAACGGCAATCTAACGGCTACACAAGTCGCAGATAAAGTAAAATCCGGTGATGAATTCTATACGTATTTCTATCAAACGGGTTGTTCCCACTGTGAAAAAGTAAAACCATATCTCGTCCCGCTTGGTGAAAAACAAGATATCCCATTCGAACAGATCGACCTTGCTGTCGAACAGTCGGCTTGGGATACGTTTGGTATCGAGGGTACACCGACTGTCGTTCACTTTAAGGACGGTAAGGAAGTTGGACGTGTCGCAGGTGAGCAAACGGAAGACAGCTATAAAGAGTTCTTCGCTGGAAAAGACGTAGAGGACTCAAAAGAAGAATCATCTGGTGATCTCAATGATTAA
- a CDS encoding phosphatidylserine decarboxylase, producing MIKKWFYSRVFELNGHPLVAKQLKRFAMSRISRPFIRPFVQAYDLNMTEATRSLEEYSSLHDVFVRHVKREMRPIDQAEGAFVSPCDGVLSVVDDLTADSRFTVKGQSYTVSELLGSHHEAQQYVGGRVMIFYLSPQNYHRVHVPMDGTVRTSYTLGRDSAPVNEIGLTHALRPLTRNYRRVTRIVQGKHALEHVMVGALNVNSIVRTNESKDLRRGDEFGYFSFGSTVVLICPKDALTLDSQAIGPVLMGQRLGQWHS from the coding sequence ATGATTAAAAAATGGTTTTACTCTCGTGTGTTCGAATTAAATGGACACCCGCTTGTTGCCAAACAACTGAAACGTTTTGCGATGAGCCGTATCAGTCGTCCGTTTATCCGTCCGTTCGTTCAGGCATACGATTTAAATATGACAGAAGCGACTCGGAGCCTTGAAGAGTATTCGAGTTTACATGACGTCTTCGTTCGTCATGTCAAACGGGAAATGCGACCGATCGATCAAGCAGAAGGCGCATTCGTCAGTCCGTGTGACGGTGTGCTATCCGTCGTTGACGATTTGACGGCTGATAGCCGCTTTACCGTCAAAGGACAATCGTATACGGTATCCGAGTTACTCGGTTCCCATCATGAAGCACAGCAATATGTCGGTGGACGTGTAATGATCTTTTACTTAAGTCCGCAAAACTACCATCGTGTTCATGTACCGATGGATGGAACGGTCCGGACGAGTTATACGCTCGGTCGCGATTCGGCACCAGTAAATGAGATTGGTCTCACACATGCGCTTCGCCCATTGACTCGGAACTACCGTCGTGTGACACGCATCGTCCAAGGGAAACATGCTCTTGAACATGTCATGGTCGGTGCACTCAACGTCAACTCGATCGTTCGGACGAACGAGTCGAAGGACCTTCGTCGCGGGGATGAGTTCGGATACTTCTCATTCGGTTCGACGGTCGTCCTGATTTGTCCGAAAGATGCATTGACGTTAGACAGTCAAGCAATCGGACCAGTTTTAATGGGGCAACGCCTCGGACAATGGCATTCATGA
- the iadA gene encoding beta-aspartyl-peptidase, with protein MIVIEQVLWQQMPQNIYIAGNQIIGIGSYTIDEAMITHRIDGRGKQLVPGFIDGHLHPIGGGGEGGFATRTASLTVRDIFEGGVTTVVGLLGTDGWTRTGIDLLAHIRGYAASGIRPFLLSGSYMVPPVFLTQSTGHDIVLINEVIGIGEIAINDHRSTQPTAHELARLASEARIAGMVKGVSGTMNVHIGDGKQGLDLLHEVIDTTDIPIGQFLPTHINRSERIFEAGLAWAKQGGRIDFTTCTTESFIAEGEIPAGQAVARALAAGIPPEQITMSSDAGASLPAFDDAGRLVRIDTGKPSSLIQAVRDAVAHGVAFDQAITTITRHVADAYGIPGGRIAVGERADLLLIDDALQIDTILANGHAIMVQKKWLIPE; from the coding sequence ATGATCGTCATCGAACAGGTTCTGTGGCAACAGATGCCGCAAAATATCTACATAGCAGGAAATCAGATCATCGGAATCGGTTCCTATACCATAGATGAAGCAATGATTACGCATCGGATCGATGGTCGCGGCAAACAGCTAGTTCCTGGATTCATCGATGGACACTTACATCCAATCGGTGGGGGAGGAGAAGGCGGATTTGCGACGAGAACAGCATCGCTGACCGTTCGAGACATATTCGAAGGTGGTGTCACGACGGTCGTTGGATTACTCGGAACGGATGGTTGGACACGAACGGGAATCGATCTACTGGCACATATACGAGGATATGCTGCATCTGGTATCCGCCCCTTTCTATTAAGCGGAAGTTATATGGTTCCACCGGTCTTCCTGACGCAATCGACAGGACATGATATCGTCCTCATCAATGAAGTGATCGGTATCGGGGAAATTGCCATCAACGATCATCGGTCGACACAACCGACAGCCCATGAACTCGCACGATTAGCGTCAGAAGCCCGAATTGCCGGCATGGTCAAAGGCGTGTCGGGAACGATGAACGTCCATATCGGAGACGGGAAACAAGGACTCGATCTATTACATGAAGTGATTGACACGACTGATATCCCCATCGGACAATTCCTTCCGACGCATATCAACCGGAGTGAACGGATTTTTGAAGCGGGACTCGCCTGGGCGAAACAGGGCGGACGAATCGATTTCACGACGTGTACGACGGAAAGCTTCATTGCGGAAGGCGAAATTCCGGCAGGACAGGCTGTCGCCCGTGCTTTAGCAGCAGGAATCCCACCTGAACAGATTACGATGTCGAGCGATGCTGGTGCCAGTCTTCCGGCATTTGATGATGCAGGTCGTCTAGTTCGGATTGATACAGGAAAGCCTTCTTCTCTGATACAAGCCGTGCGCGATGCAGTGGCGCATGGTGTTGCTTTTGATCAGGCAATCACGACGATCACGCGACATGTCGCGGATGCATATGGTATACCGGGCGGGCGAATAGCGGTCGGAGAACGAGCGGATCTGTTACTGATTGATGACGCTTTGCAAATCGATACGATTCTTGCGAATGGTCATGCTATAATGGTTCAGAAAAAATGGCTAATACCAGAATGA
- a CDS encoding alpha-amylase family glycosyl hydrolase: MTEPLPNYDTFAFVPEMPKFNTENDEVKSYLLHVARYWVEEFGIDGWRLDVANEVDHAFWRDFRQVVKEVNPDTYILGEIWHDSQEWLLGDQFDAVMNYPFTNAALNFFALDKTKATSYANDMSHVLFSNTMNVNEVTFNLIGSHDTPRALTRAGNNKSKLRLLLLSMLTFSGSPVIYYGDEIGLDGDQDPGCRKCMPWDPEEQDQELFAYTRHLLQLRKQHKTLANKGHISFVHANDETNTIIMRRMSPEGLYYIYFNNSDVSVSLTAPQAGRGLDLLTNTHQQTLDVSLPAYSGTIVQVL, from the coding sequence GTGACAGAACCATTGCCGAACTACGATACGTTTGCTTTCGTACCTGAGATGCCGAAATTCAATACCGAGAATGATGAAGTAAAGTCTTACTTGCTCCACGTCGCTCGTTACTGGGTCGAAGAATTCGGAATCGATGGCTGGCGACTCGACGTCGCCAACGAAGTCGATCACGCATTTTGGCGTGATTTCCGTCAAGTCGTCAAGGAGGTCAACCCTGACACGTATATCCTTGGTGAAATTTGGCATGACTCACAGGAATGGTTGCTCGGTGACCAGTTTGACGCCGTCATGAACTATCCATTTACGAATGCCGCCTTGAACTTCTTTGCCTTAGATAAGACTAAAGCAACTTCGTATGCGAACGATATGTCGCATGTATTGTTCTCAAACACGATGAATGTCAATGAAGTAACCTTTAATTTGATCGGTTCTCACGATACACCGCGTGCATTGACGCGTGCAGGGAATAATAAGAGTAAGTTACGTCTCTTGTTACTTTCGATGCTGACGTTCTCGGGCAGTCCTGTCATTTATTATGGAGATGAAATCGGTCTTGATGGGGATCAAGATCCAGGCTGCCGGAAATGTATGCCGTGGGATCCAGAGGAGCAGGATCAGGAGTTATTCGCCTATACGCGACACTTGTTGCAGCTTCGAAAACAACATAAGACACTTGCGAACAAAGGACATATCTCTTTCGTTCACGCGAATGATGAGACAAATACGATCATCATGCGTCGCATGAGTCCGGAAGGATTGTATTATATCTATTTCAACAACTCAGATGTTTCTGTTTCGTTGACCGCTCCACAAGCTGGTCGGGGGCTTGATTTATTGACGAACACGCACCAGCAGACGCTTGATGTCTCTCTCCCTGCGTATTCGGGAACGATCGTTCAAGTCTTATAA
- a CDS encoding MATE family efflux transporter translates to MKTVKQPSLFHITWPLFIEIALHMSLGIIATLILSYYSDSAAAAVGVSNQILNIFIILFNITSVGATIIIGQYLGARKTQNARQTARSAFAINLYTGLIVSLTVVLFGRQLLGFFSLEGETLVYGETFIKIVGLFLFLEAISLTLGAILRSHGFTKNAMYVTLLMNFVSAFGNVIAVLGLFGIPVLGVAGVAWSIVIARTIAVLVLFFVVYRKLSLRFKVKDLIHFDREDVKRIMNIGIPSAGEGISYQFSQLIITGFIATIGEAALSARVYVSNITMLCFLFTLAIAQGTQLLVARQVGAQQFEQAYGRAVKTLKIAVFASFISAVALASFGSSILSVFTSSPEIIAIGIPLLWASVILEPGRAMNIVLMGTLKSAGDVRFPVAIGILSMWGIAVVLSYTLGLGFGLGLLGIWIAFSADEWFRGIFAMKRWHGRKWVQYSLVKGETHEQNERREASEAV, encoded by the coding sequence ATGAAAACAGTCAAGCAACCAAGCTTATTCCACATCACGTGGCCATTATTCATCGAGATTGCATTGCATATGAGCCTTGGGATCATTGCAACGTTGATTTTAAGTTATTACTCAGATAGCGCTGCTGCGGCAGTCGGTGTATCCAATCAAATTTTGAACATCTTCATTATTCTCTTTAACATTACCTCGGTCGGTGCAACGATCATCATTGGTCAGTACCTCGGTGCAAGAAAAACACAAAACGCTCGTCAAACTGCTCGTTCTGCTTTTGCGATTAACTTGTATACCGGTCTCATCGTTTCTCTGACCGTCGTATTGTTCGGAAGACAACTCCTTGGATTTTTCTCATTAGAAGGAGAGACGCTCGTCTATGGCGAAACGTTCATTAAGATCGTTGGTCTATTCCTTTTCTTAGAAGCCATCTCTCTGACACTCGGTGCGATTCTCCGGAGTCATGGATTCACGAAAAATGCTATGTATGTCACGCTACTCATGAATTTCGTTAGTGCTTTTGGTAACGTCATCGCTGTTCTTGGACTCTTCGGCATTCCCGTTCTCGGTGTTGCCGGTGTCGCCTGGTCGATCGTCATCGCTCGGACAATCGCTGTCCTTGTCTTATTCTTCGTCGTTTACCGGAAACTCTCATTACGTTTTAAAGTAAAAGACTTGATTCATTTCGACCGGGAAGATGTGAAACGGATCATGAACATCGGAATCCCATCTGCCGGTGAAGGAATCTCATATCAATTTTCACAACTCATCATCACAGGATTCATCGCAACGATTGGTGAAGCAGCATTGTCCGCTCGTGTGTATGTATCGAACATCACAATGCTTTGTTTCCTATTTACACTTGCGATCGCGCAAGGGACGCAACTTCTCGTCGCACGCCAAGTTGGCGCTCAACAATTTGAACAAGCATATGGACGTGCTGTGAAAACATTGAAAATTGCCGTCTTCGCAAGCTTCATCTCAGCTGTCGCTCTCGCTTCATTCGGTTCATCGATTCTATCAGTGTTCACATCGAGTCCTGAAATCATTGCAATCGGTATCCCACTACTCTGGGCAAGCGTCATTCTTGAACCAGGTCGCGCGATGAACATCGTACTCATGGGAACTCTTAAATCGGCAGGAGATGTCCGTTTCCCTGTCGCCATCGGTATTCTATCGATGTGGGGAATTGCGGTCGTCCTCAGTTATACACTTGGTCTTGGTTTCGGTCTTGGTTTACTTGGAATCTGGATTGCCTTCTCTGCTGACGAATGGTTCCGTGGCATTTTCGCCATGAAACGTTGGCACGGACGGAAATGGGTCCAATACTCACTCGTCAAAGGAGAAACACATGAGCAAAACGAACGTCGAGAGGCTTCTGAAGCAGTCTAA